The bacterium sequence AATTCAGCAAGATCAGCAGAACCGGGAATAGGACAACCCTCCAATTTTCCCTTCAGAAAATCCGGAAAGGCTTCGTCTCTGTTTTCAGCTGGGTAAAAATGGAATTGGACCTCGTCCAACTCAGGTGGTCCGGCAAAATATTCCCTGTTGGCTTTTAATATGATTGTACCGTCCTGCCAGGACTCAAAGCGGAAAGGCCCCGTTCCCACCGGATTCCGGCCTAGAGGCTGCTTCGGGTCATCGATCATTTCCTTTGGAACGATCTTTGTGATGGGCATGGCAAGAGCAGAGAGGAAGGGAGCGTAAGGCTCCACCAGGTCCACCGCTACCTGGTTTTCACTCAGGACCTTGATGCCGCTGATATTATCAGCCTTGCCGTCCCGGAACTCCCTGGCACCCTTAATACGGTAAAGAAATTCTCTTGCGGATGTCTTGTTTTCCGGCTTAAACAGGCGGGCCAGGGAGGCTACTACGTCTTCGGCTGAAACCTCTTTGCCGTTGTGGAAACGCACGCCTTTGCGGAGTGTAAAGACATACTGTTTTCCATCCCTGCTGATGGTCCAGCTCCCGGCAAGTCCCGGTACTACTCTGAGGTTGCTGTCAAAGGCCACCAGCCCATCGTAGACCTGTTGTACAATATGGTAGGTGGAGATGAGTTCATCCTTCACCGGGTCAAGGCTGGACGGAACATAGAACAGAGGGAAGCGGAACACACCGCCGGCCAGGGCCGTACCCCCCCAGAATCCAACCAGCAGAAAACTCAAACCAACCAAAAAAAATTTACGCGTAAAAAAACGAGTGAACATGGTCAACCACCTCCGCATCAACTATTTGTGCCATATTCACTTGAGTGGGGTGGTTATGTCAACAAAGGTTTGACCAATTTGAACATGTTTCAGATCTGAACACTTTCGTTGGGAGAAACTTCCGTTCTGTAAACGGAAAACGGGAGGTGAACTGTCCACCTCCCGTTTCCTTCCCCCTAGCTCTCGGCTCAGGAATCTTATGAGAATTAGATCCCTCCACCACCACCAGAAGCCAGTACGATGCTTGCCCAGGTCATGATCGTGAACGCGGTTATCGTCATGGTTACCATTGCTTTTTTCATTTTATCTCCTCCCGAAAGTTAGAGTTTACCTGAAAGTTAAAAATTCAATTGTCCCTGATACCACTCACTAGAGCAAGACCCTTGCCAACTGTTAATATCTTTCCAAGTCACTGAAAATAAAGAGATAATGAGTAGCACCCACGAAACAGGAGGAGGTAAA is a genomic window containing:
- a CDS encoding ABC transporter substrate-binding protein, which gives rise to MFTRFFTRKFFLVGLSFLLVGFWGGTALAGGVFRFPLFYVPSSLDPVKDELISTYHIVQQVYDGLVAFDSNLRVVPGLAGSWTISRDGKQYVFTLRKGVRFHNGKEVSAEDVVASLARLFKPENKTSAREFLYRIKGAREFRDGKADNISGIKVLSENQVAVDLVEPYAPFLSALAMPITKIVPKEMIDDPKQPLGRNPVGTGPFRFESWQDGTIILKANREYFAGPPELDEVQFHFYPAENRDEAFPDFLKGKLEGCPIPGSADLAELRGQGYQILIRTRLSLLFYGMNVRKPPLDDPDFRQSLLLALSREKLSS